A region of the Bacilli bacterium genome:
GGTAAGCTTCGCGCAAGTTGCCCATCAGATCCCGGAATGTGTCGAACGATTCCGCCACTTTTACGGCATTTTCGTGAATATCCCCGAAATACTTCTGCAGTTCATCGTTGATCAGTTTCAGGTCTTTTTTGTTCAGCATGAAAATGAGGTCTTTTTGCGGCCCCAAAACTTTTTTCACCCATAAAATCTCGCTGCGCAGGCCGATAATCGCATGCAAATGGGCTTTTTTCGTATGCATCAGGATGTCTTCTTCGAGTTTCTCGATGCGCGCTTCGATCCGATCGGCGACAATAAAGTAATTGTCCACCACAAGGTCTACCAGATGGTACAAAAAGCGGTCGGGCGTGTTGACGGCTTCTTCCCACAAAATCGGTTTAACCGAGCGGAGTTCGTTGATCTTTTGCCGGGTAACGGTAATGATGAAATGGTTGCCCAGAAAAATGTTCAACGCCCGCAGGAAAATTTCTTCGTCGTCGAAGCGGATGCTGTTGATGACTATAAAATAATGGGTGTCGTAAATTTCAATTTTCGGGCGTTGCTCTTCTTCCTGCAAGCAGTCCTCCACGGCCAGATCATGCAAATGGAACAGCGGCTGCAGCAGTTTCAGATCATCCGTTCCCGCGTCGATCCAGTAAAAGCCGTCCTCGGGAGCCGTCACGGCTAAAGCAACGTCGTCGACCAGTTGAAAAATCCCGTTTTTTACGAGGCGCACTTTCATCTTGCTCTCTCCTTTCATGGAGAAAACAGCCGTCGCTCCGGGTCCCGGGATTTGCCGCTTTAAACGCGCAAGGGGCGCGGATTCCGACTGTTTTCCGTATGCGATTTGGGCATGTTGCGGTAATTAGGCCTTGGTCGGTCTCCGTCCATGCGGAAAGCACCCCTTTTAATAGTCAAATTTGTACCAACTAAGTATATACCTACAATTACCATGATTCAAGCGAAAATCGCTGGGTAATTGAGGAAGCGAAAGATATTGCGCTAGCCCGGCAAACCGGCCGAGTTTCCGTCGTCCAAT
Encoded here:
- the corA gene encoding magnesium/cobalt transporter CorA; this encodes MKVRLVKNGIFQLVDDVALAVTAPEDGFYWIDAGTDDLKLLQPLFHLHDLAVEDCLQEEEQRPKIEIYDTHYFIVINSIRFDDEEIFLRALNIFLGNHFIITVTRQKINELRSVKPILWEEAVNTPDRFLYHLVDLVVDNYFIVADRIEARIEKLEEDILMHTKKAHLHAIIGLRSEILWVKKVLGPQKDLIFMLNKKDLKLINDELQKYFGDIHENAVKVAESFDTFRDLMGNLREAYQSSLANRANEIMRVFTALTTIFMPLTFITGIYGMNFDYIPLLHEPYGNYIVLGAMVVIGAAMFFFFRKKEWL